From a region of the Sporosarcina ureilytica genome:
- a CDS encoding 5'-methylthioadenosine/adenosylhomocysteine nucleosidase: MRNRMNIKFITLMVLAVLALFGCSTKQEGSTATSSEQQEEKVNAEQSNERVIGVIGAMIEEVEILRDKMEIENTETIAGMEFYQGTLGGENIVLVQSGVGKVNAAACAQALVDHFGADYLINSGVAGGLSPDVTIGDIVISTDAVQHDFDITAFGEKPGIIARMDTSYFEADEKLIQLAQSAAEGLTDDINVYQGRIASGDQFIASPERKEWITENFSPYAVEMEGAAIAHVAFLNEVPFVIIRAISDDAGGEADVKYEDFVKVAAENASKMIEEMIKSASESL, translated from the coding sequence ATGAGAAACAGAATGAATATTAAATTTATTACGCTAATGGTACTTGCAGTCTTAGCGTTATTTGGTTGTTCTACCAAACAAGAAGGTTCAACCGCCACTTCATCAGAACAACAAGAAGAAAAGGTGAATGCCGAACAATCGAATGAACGAGTGATTGGGGTTATTGGTGCTATGATTGAAGAAGTTGAAATTCTTCGTGATAAAATGGAAATCGAAAATACTGAAACAATCGCGGGAATGGAGTTTTATCAAGGAACATTAGGTGGAGAAAATATTGTCTTAGTTCAATCAGGCGTTGGAAAGGTGAATGCAGCTGCTTGTGCTCAAGCGTTAGTTGATCATTTTGGAGCTGATTATCTAATCAACTCTGGCGTAGCAGGTGGTCTAAGCCCGGACGTCACGATTGGAGATATCGTTATTTCAACGGATGCAGTCCAACATGATTTCGATATTACTGCATTTGGAGAAAAACCTGGTATCATTGCCCGTATGGACACAAGTTATTTCGAGGCCGATGAAAAGTTAATTCAGCTCGCACAGTCTGCAGCTGAAGGATTAACTGATGATATCAACGTGTACCAAGGAAGAATCGCAAGTGGTGACCAATTCATTGCAAGTCCGGAACGAAAAGAATGGATTACAGAGAACTTCTCTCCATATGCTGTAGAAATGGAAGGCGCAGCAATCGCTCATGTTGCCTTCTTGAATGAAGTACCATTTGTTATTATTCGCGCAATCTCGGATGATGCCGGCGGCGAGGCGGATGTAAAGTATGAAGACTTCGTTAAAGTAGCAGCAGAAAACGCTAGTAAAATGATTGAAGAAATGATTAAGTCTGCGAGTGAAAGTCTATAA